Within the Kitasatospora viridis genome, the region TGGCCGGACGGGCCGTACTCGATGACGGTGTGCACGGAACGGCCCGGCCTGGTGCCGATGCACGGCGGCCCGGCGTTGTCCGTCGCCGACGGGCTGGACGCCCTTCAGGCTGCGGACACCGTGATCGTCCCGGGATACCTGGAGCCCGACCCACCCTCCGCCGCGGTCACCGCCGCACTCGCGCAGGCGGCAGCGCGCGGGAGCCGGATGGTGTCCATCTGCTCGGGGGCGTTCGCCCTGGCCGCCGCCGGCCTGCTCGACGGCCGCCGGGCCACCACGCACTGGCGCTACGCCGCGGCGCTGGCCGGCCAGTACCCGCAGGTGACTGTGCGGCCGCAGGAGCTGTACATCGATGAGGGCCAGGTACTGACCTCAGGCGGAGTCGCCGCGGGCCTCGACCTGTCGCTGCACCTCATCCGCCGCGATCACGGTGCCCGCCTGGCGAACCAGCGGGCCCGCTTGCTGGTCACCGCCCCCCACCGGACTGGCGGGCAGGCCCAGTTCGCCGACCCGCCGGTGGCCCCGGACGCCTCCGGTGTGACGATGCCGGTGTACGAGTGGGCCCTGCGTCACCTGGACCAGCCGCTCACCGTCGACCAGTTGGCGCGCGAGGCCGGCATGTCCCGCCGCACGCTCATCCGGCACTTCCACTCCGACACCGGCCGCCCACCCATGGGTTGGCTGCTCGACGCACGACTCGGCCTCGCACGGGAACTCCTGGAATCGAGCGACCTGACGGTCGAAGCCGTCGCGCGGCGCTGCGGCCTGGGCACGCCGGCCAACTTCCGGACGCTGTTCAAGGCCCACGTCGGGGTACCGCCACGCACGTACCGTGAGACGTTCAACCCGGCGGCTGTGAAAGGTCGTTGAGCCAAAGTCCGGCCGTCAGCTCGCCCCGGCGAGGATGTTCTCGGCCGTGGCCAGCTGGTGCTGCTGCGCCTGGGCGAGGGTGTTGAGCTGGGCCTGCTGCTGGGCGATCAGCTTGTTCTGCATGTCGGTCTCGACGGAGGACCAGATCCGGACGAGCCCGGTGCTGTCCTTGCAGGAGACGTCCGCCGCAGCGGTGCGCAGCTCCGCTGCGGAAGGGGTGGCGGTGTCGAACGCGGAGCTGCCCATGGCGTCCAGCGGCGACCGGTAGTCGAAGCCCTTCGTCTTCATGCAGTTCGACCAGCCGGCGATCGCGTGAACGACAGCGGGGGCCTGCTGGGATTCGTGGAAGCTGCTCGTGTCGATGGCGGCCGCGGTGTTCGCCGCCGTGTAGGCCGCGGCATCGGCCTTGAAGCGGTCGGCGGCCTCGGTGGTGCAGCCTCCGGGTGGAACGGGCTTGCCGGAGAAGACCAGTGGGTGGCCGGCGTCCTGAGTGGCGGGTCCGCCGAAGACGACCGCGGACTGGTCCTGGGGGAGCGCCGGTCGCGTCGCCGAGGGGCTCGCGCCGCCCGGGCCGGGAGCGTCGGGCATGTGGTAGCCGAACTGCTGCACGTTCGAGTCGTCCGTCACGCCGTACCGGCGTGACGGCGCCGGAGCCGGGGGCGTCAGCGTCTCGGTGTAGGCGATGCCGAACGATCGCGCGCAGGAGCTCAGCAGAACGGACTTGGCCTGCGCGATCCGGAACGACTGATCGGGTGACAGTGTGTACCGCTCGATCGGCAGTTCCGGGGCCGCGCGCTCGCTCCCGGCTGCCGGGCTGCTCGTCGCGTTCACGGTTGACGGCGCGGCGGAAGAAGGGCGGCCGGCCGAGCAGCCCGTCGCCAGTGCCAGGCAGGCCATGCCGAAGCCGAGTCGGAGAAGGGTTTTCCGCATGTCCTGCCTGTTCCGTCGCGCCGTCAATGGTGAGGTGTCGTCAGCTGAGGTAGGTGTGGCACCGGGGCGGGACGGTCCCGGTCTCGTAGAAGTAGACCGAGGCGTCGTTGTTGTAGGTGGCCCCCAGGCGCGGCACCTGGACCGCCCCCGCGTTCTGCCCCGCCATCAGCGTCTCGCAGGCGCCGCCGTAGCCGCTGTTGTAGAAGATGGTGGCCGAGTAGCCGGACCCGTAGAACTCGCCCTGCGCGGAGGCGGCGTTGTTCTTCACGCTCTGGCCGGACCCGGCGCCGCCGTTGTTCACGAAGGTGTAGTTGGCGAGGTTGTAGATCCCGCTGTCCGCGCCGCTGTGGCTGAAGTCGAGGTACGCGCCGCCGAAGTCGGAGTTGTAGAAGAGCGTGAGGCAGGCGTCGTCGACCGACCAGTCGGTGGGGCAGGTGTTTCCGGTCACGACGGTGGCACTGGCGGGGGCGGCGGCGAGCACGGTCGCCGCAACGCCGAGGCCTGCGGCAACCGCGATCCGTCGAAGGCTTGAAGCGCGCATGGAGGGTCCTCCGGGGTGGGGTGAATGGAAGGGTGGTGGAGCTGGGGGCTGACGCGTGTCAGCAGGGCGGCGAGTCAGCCGCAGTGGCTGGCGATCGGGTGGCTGTCGGCGCTCACGGTCACGCCGTCGTAGGTCTCCTCGCCGGAGACCAGGATGCAGTGGCCAGCCGCGTTGATGCTGACCGGTCCGGCGTAGTAGGCGTAGTTGCCCGCGTCGTGCACCGTCTGGTTCACCGAACTCGTGGTGCAAGTGTTGGACTGGGTCGTCTCGTTGCAGCGGGTGAGGTACACGTTCATCGGCTTCGAGACCCCGTAGCCACCGGCGGACGTGGACTGGGTGACCGCGCAGTTGTCGCCCGTCGACGAGTCGTAGTAGAGGTACACGTTGGCCCAGACCGTGCCGCCGTTGTACGCCGGGTACGTGTCGATCAGGGTGCCCGAACACCCGGTCGCGGCCTGGGCCGAGCCGGTGGTGAAGGCGGCCATCCCGGTCGCGAAGAGCAGCACGGCGATGATCGGCGCGAGTTTCTTCATGGGTTCCCTCCGTGGAGTTCGCTTCAGCGGGCGCAGCGGAACGACGTGCCGACGCCTCTTGGTAGGAGTTCGTGATGGCCGTGTTGTCCTCGGCGCGGGAGCGCAGCGGGGCGAGATCGCGCACCGCCGGCGTGTAGCAGCTCCAGGCGCCGAGCAAACTGTCCGGGCCGGGCTGCGGTAGTTGTCAGGACTTCGGGTCGTCCTCGCGTACGGCTGTACACGGTCGTCGAATTCAAGAATGTCGACCGCTGATTCGGGCGCCATTCGACGAAAGAGTGGCGGGGCAGCCTCGGGGTCGACTTGTTCGGATTCGGAGGTTCACCGCCTTTCGATCTTGCGGCAGAACGTATCGCCAGGTCGGACGGCTGTCAACGGCCTAAGCCAGGCCGCTGGCAAAGTGAGATAAGTCAGGCATAGTGGATGATTCGTTGAGCAGAGGGTGCGGACTACGAATTAGGGGCGATGTCGGAATCAACAAGGCGGGCCGTAGCCGTTCTCTGCTCGGTGGGCACGCGTTCTGCACATTGCTTACCATCTCTGACGAGTTATCAGACAATGCCGCGTGAGGGCACACAAGTAGGCCGCACGGGATTCCCGGACCGTTTCGCTCGGAGGACGCCTCGACGGCTTCCGGGCCCGATAGGCAGTTGGCCCTCGCGCTCAAGCGCGGAATCGTGCCTGAGAATGGCGCCAATTCCGTCCCGGCTGCGCTCAGTGCTCAGCTTCGACGCGAGCAGCAACGATGTCGCGTTCCAGGAGATGACCATCGCGGCCGACCGACTCACTGCCGGGTTGTCTTGGCACTGCCCCGAAAGGCGATCCGGCCACCATTCCGTCCACGGTCGTCGAGCGTCGTCCAGGAGAGCAAAGGGAGTCGGTAGTACGACGGAATAAGCGATCTCTGCCGGTGCGGCGCTAAAGTCCGGGTCATGGTGAATTCCGGTCGAAGCCTTCGGGCCAGTGACACGGATCCGCCGAGCCTCGTCCGCTGCTGACCGTGAGGGTGTTGCCGGCAGCGCGCGGTGGCCGGCATCGCTCCGGCTGGCCATCAGTGGTGTCAGCGCAGGGCGGCCGCCAGGTCGCGGTGGATCTCGCGCAGGGTGTCCGGCTCGGGACAGTGCAGCGCCGTGGTCGACACGGCGGCGTCCAGCGGCCCGTCCGGGTCGAGCGCCGCGAACCAGCCGGGTGAGCCGATCAGCACTTCGATGTACCGGACCGGACGTGGCCCCGGGCGGGACCGGGTAGCGTCAAGTCCCATGACTACGCCGAAAAGTAAGCTCTACGTCCTCGTGCACGGTGCCTGGCACAGCGGGCGTGCCTGGGACCGTGTGGTGCCCTTGCTGATCCAGGACGGGCACCGCGTGTTCGCGCCTTCGCTCACCGGCCACGGCGAGAAGGCGCACTTGCTCGGCCCGGACGTGGGGCTCGACACCCATGTCGCCGATGTCGTCGGCCTGTTGCACGAGGAGGACCTCAGCGACGTGGTGCTGGTCGGGCACAGCTACGGGGGAATGGTCATATCCGGAGTGGCCAACCAGGTGCCGGAGCGGATCGCCGCGCTGGTCTACGTCGACGCGATGGTTCCGGAGGACGGCGAGAGCGCGCTCGATGCCGCGCCCCTCACGCGGTACCTGCTCGACCTCGCCGCCGGCTCCGACACCCCCTGGCGCATCCCGCCCCTGCCGGAACAGCCTGCTCCCGTGGGCCTGTTCGGGGTCACGGATCCCGATGACCTGGCTTGGCTGCGCGCGATGCTGTCGGACACCACGGCGCGTTGCTTCCAGCAGCCGGTCCAGCTGGACAACCCGGCCACGGGCGCCATTCCCCGGGCACACGTCCACTGCGTCGGCACCACGCCGGAGGATGTCCCCCGCCGTCCCGTCCCGCAGACACAGCCGAACGGCACCCCGTCACAGGTCTGGGACATGCGCTGCGGCCATGACTGCATGATCATCGCACCGAAGGAACTGGCCGACCTCCTCCTGCAGACCGGCTGACCCCGGCCGGACCTGCCTCGCCGCAGGCGCGGTCACGCCGGGCCCCGCTCCTTCCAGTTGCGGGTCGACGGGGCCCCTGGGGCCCGCCCGCTCCACAGGGGCGTGGTGGGCCTCGTGCGGTGGGTGTGGATCAAGACGTCGAACCAGTCCGCCAGAGTGCCTCCGGTCATCACGCAGCCAGGGTCGGACTCGGGCGTGTAGCCCGGCCCGATCGCTCGGAGCGCGGCCGGGCCCCGGAGGCCGAGGGGGAGGGACGGGGACTGACCCGGTGTCAGGGGGATCCCGTAGGCGTCGTGGTCCGAGAGCGTGTCGAGCAGCGCCTCGGACAGGCCCGGGCCGGCCGGCGGAACGTGCTGCGGGACGTGGCCCTGACCGAGCGTCAGGCCGATCGACGCGTAGCAGGGACCGAGGACCTCCCGCAGTCGGCTCCCCGTGCTCGGCTGAGTGAGCGCCGGCTCGCTGAGTGTGCGTTCGGTGGCCGTGAGGGTGTGGGCGATCCCGCCCCAGTACACGATCTTGTGCCCGGTCTGCTCCTGCCACCAGAGCACGTTGCTCGCCATCCGCGGCGCGGCGTGGGCGAGCACCTGCTCGGGGGCCCGGTCGTGGTACTCGTGGAAGTCCACGATCGCGGCGCAGTGGCGTTGGGCCAGGGCGCGCAGGGGATGCGGTTCCGCCTCCGCCATCAGGGTGCTGAGGCGGCGTGCGGCGTCGAGCAGCTCGCCGCGGTCCGGCAGCGACCGGTACCACCAGACGTGCGCGGCGATGTCGTCGCCCGGGTGCAGCGCGGCGAGCGCGGCGAGGATCAGGCCGCGCTGCGGCGGGTCGGTGGCGCGTACGAAGTCGGCCACGACCTCGTACGCGGTGGCCCGCGTGCTGTCCGCGTTGAGGCCGACGACCCGCACGGGGTCCTCGGGCAGGGCGGCGTTGCGGTCGCGGATCCACGACAGCGTCGCCAGCAACTCCTCGGTGCACCACAGCGATCGGGAGCCGGCCAGCAGGCTCGGGAGGTCTCCTTCGCCGCTGCACACGTAGCGGTCCAGCTCCAGGCAGAAGGTCCAGTCCTCCTCGATGGCCAGCGAGCGGAACCCGCGGCGCTCGACGAGGTGGCGCAGTATCCGGTGCTGGTGCGCCCACAGCTCGCGCGCGCCGCGGCAGGAGGCGCCGATCCCGACGACCGTGGCGGCGGCGGTGGCCGTGTGCGCCAGCAGGGCCGCCAGGTCGCCGAGCGGCGCGTCCGGGTCGCACGAGAGCGGCTGCGGGCCGGCGTTCGCGGCCGGTCCGCTCGCACTGCTGACGCCGTTCGCACCGCTCGCACTGCTGACGCCGCTCGCACCGCTGACGCCGTTCGCACCGCTCGCGCCGTTCGCGCCGCTCATGAGGACGGCCGCCAGTCGGGGCGGCTCGCGGCCTCGGTGCCGCCGTCGATGACCAGGACGGCGCCCACCAGGTACCGGGCCTCGCCGCCGAGCAGGAACTCGGCGAGCGCGGCCACCTCCTGCGGCCGCCCGGCTCGGCCTGCGGGTACGCCGAACCCGTCCACCACCGCCCGGCCGTCGGCGCTCCGGCGGGCGTTCGCGACCATGGGGGTGTCCACCAGCCCGGGAGCGATCGTGTTGAGGGTGACGCCCGCGCCGATCCACTCGGCGGTGGTCGCGTTCAGCCGGGCCCACCGGATCAGCGCCAGCTTCGCCGCGACGTACGCGTTCGGCGGGCCGGCCGCGTCGGCGAGGGCGCGCGCCTTCTCCTCGTCGCCGGCCAGGCAGGCGTCGACCAGCGCGAGGTCGAGGTCCGGATGCACGGCGGCGCCGATGGAGCTGATCGCCACGGCCGCGGCCGACGGGCCGGCGGCCAGCAGCGGCCGCAGCCCAGACATGACGTCCACCGTGCCGAAGTAGTTGACGCTCACCACCTCGCTGCCGGGCAGACCGGCGTGTCCGGAGACGCCGGCGCAGGTGACCAGCCCGCCGAGCGAGGCTCCCGCCAGGTCACGGACCCGTTCGACGCAGCGCCGACGACCGGCCCGGCTCCCCAGGTCGGCGTCGATGTCGGCCGACTCCCGGTCGACGCCCAGCACGGGGGTTCCGCGCGACCGCAGCCGCTCGGCCAGTGCCGCTCCCATCCCGGAGGCGGCACCGGTGATGACGACCTTGCTCGGACTCAACGGGAGTGCTCCTCTTCCGATTCCAGGACACCGGGGTCCGCGACGGGCTGCTGCGACGGATCGACCTGGTCCGGCGGCGTGGCTGCGCCGGGCGGGTAGAACTGGGCTGCCCAACGCCGGAAGGGGGTGATCGGGCCGTCCCCCTGGGCCAGTCGCGGCCGGGGCAGGTAGACCTTGTTCTGCCAGATGGGGAAGTCCAGGGTGATGTCGTGCCAGAAGGACCGCGCCAGGGCGAGGGTGAGCAGCCTCGAAGCCCGCATGGCCACGCTGTCCCGGGCGCCCGCACGGCCGAGGCGCGCCGCTGTCGTGAAGCGGATCTCGACGTGGGCCGGGTCGACCGGCGTGGCCATCATCTGGACCAGGGCCGCCATGCGCAGCCGCGGGATCCGGGCCTCGACGACGATGTACCCCAGGCCGTGCGCCTCGACGTCGAACTCGACGTCGATGGCCCCGAGCACGGGCAGGATCCGCTGGACGGCCGGCCCGATGCTCATCCGGGCGCCGTCCAGCCGCATGGGCTTCCGCACCCGTGCGTTGCTGAACCGGTGCACCGACTCCACGTGGCCGAGGTCGACGGCGTTCTCCACCACCTCCTGGGGGTGGTCGACGATCGTCTGCGCGAAGGTCACCGGCGCCGGGTACCGGTCGACCGGTACGGCGGGCAGTTCCCAGTCGGGCGGCGATCCGGCGTGGTGGTGCCAGACGGCCACCACGCCGTTGATCTCCCGCACGGCCAGGTGCGTGAGCCCGGCCTTGGGCGGCGGCGTGCCGTAGCCGGTCCTGACGCAGCGTCCGTCCGGGCCGAAGGCGAAGCTGTGGAACGGGCAGACCAGGTCCTCGCCCTCCACCTTGCCGCCGACGCCCAGGTGTGCGCCCAGGTGCGGGCAGTAGGGTCGGACGGCGAGCGGGGCTCCCCGGCGGGTGCGGTAGACCACGATCTCCTCGCCCATCAGGCGCCGGCGCAGGACCGTGCCCGGGGTCAGCTCCTTGCCGAACGCGACGGCGAACCAGCCGTCCGGGTAGGGGAGTCGGGCCCGTGCCTCGATCGGCCGGGCCGCTGCGCGGCGACGGAGCGGCTTCATCCGGCCACCTGCTCCCACCACCAGGCGATGGCCGGGTAGGGCAGCGGATCGGGACTGGTGTCGTGGGGCTGCTCGGCCCAGCCGGGGAACACCTGGTACGGCTCGGACCCGGGGTCGCGTCGCGTGTAACGGGCGCTGGTGAAGCCCCAGTCGAGGATCGCCCGCCAGGTGTGCTCCATCCCGGCGATGAGGGCGCGCAGGTTCTGGTCGGCGCCGGGCAGCAGGTCCGCGCGCAGCCTCAGGAACAGCCCCGAGATCCGGTCGAGGATCGAGTACGCGTGCGGCACGGCCTCCTGCGGCGAGCAGGACAGCTCCCGCGCGATCACGGTGATGATGTTGCTGCTCGTGTCCTTGTTCTCGATCTCCTTGGCGTAGGACATCAGGTCGTTGATGATCAGCGCGAAGGTGGACCAGGACTCCAGCAGGGCCCGGACGGCCGGCGAGTCGGCGTCCCGGGCGGACAGCTCGAAGCCGTCGGCGATGCCGAGCGTCGCGGCCCAGCTCGCCAGTCCGCCGGTGTGCATCCGCATCATCAAGTAGTCGTTGAGCGAGGGTATTTCGCCGCGCTCGGCGTACGCGACGTCCCACGACATCCCGAAGAACCAGGCGCGTGCGGTGCTGCGCCACTCGATCCGCTGACCGGGCGTCGCCGGAGCGGTGATCGCGACGGTGAGGTCCCGCAGGGCGTCGGTGTAGGGGATTTCGAAGCCGAACCTCGATCGCGGCTCGTCGGCGATGCGGGCCAGCTGCACGATCAGCGGCAGGAAATCGGCCGCCCGCACACTGACCGGACCGTTGTCGTACACCATGTCGTCGGTGGCGAAGCCCCAGTAGAGCCACTTGGCCACGTCCGCCACCCGCTCCGGAGCGGCGTTGGGCAGGGCCCTGGCGTAGACCTCGGCGGCCTTGGTGGCGATCAGCCGCTCGCGCTGCGCATCG harbors:
- a CDS encoding GlxA family transcriptional regulator: MRARSSGGRHHVVVVALENVLALDIGIPLQVFGSWPDGPYSMTVCTERPGLVPMHGGPALSVADGLDALQAADTVIVPGYLEPDPPSAAVTAALAQAAARGSRMVSICSGAFALAAAGLLDGRRATTHWRYAAALAGQYPQVTVRPQELYIDEGQVLTSGGVAAGLDLSLHLIRRDHGARLANQRARLLVTAPHRTGGQAQFADPPVAPDASGVTMPVYEWALRHLDQPLTVDQLAREAGMSRRTLIRHFHSDTGRPPMGWLLDARLGLARELLESSDLTVEAVARRCGLGTPANFRTLFKAHVGVPPRTYRETFNPAAVKGR
- a CDS encoding alpha/beta fold hydrolase, whose translation is MTTPKSKLYVLVHGAWHSGRAWDRVVPLLIQDGHRVFAPSLTGHGEKAHLLGPDVGLDTHVADVVGLLHEEDLSDVVLVGHSYGGMVISGVANQVPERIAALVYVDAMVPEDGESALDAAPLTRYLLDLAAGSDTPWRIPPLPEQPAPVGLFGVTDPDDLAWLRAMLSDTTARCFQQPVQLDNPATGAIPRAHVHCVGTTPEDVPRRPVPQTQPNGTPSQVWDMRCGHDCMIIAPKELADLLLQTG
- a CDS encoding erythromycin esterase family protein, producing MSGANGASGANGVSGASGVSSASGANGVSSASGPAANAGPQPLSCDPDAPLGDLAALLAHTATAAATVVGIGASCRGARELWAHQHRILRHLVERRGFRSLAIEEDWTFCLELDRYVCSGEGDLPSLLAGSRSLWCTEELLATLSWIRDRNAALPEDPVRVVGLNADSTRATAYEVVADFVRATDPPQRGLILAALAALHPGDDIAAHVWWYRSLPDRGELLDAARRLSTLMAEAEPHPLRALAQRHCAAIVDFHEYHDRAPEQVLAHAAPRMASNVLWWQEQTGHKIVYWGGIAHTLTATERTLSEPALTQPSTGSRLREVLGPCYASIGLTLGQGHVPQHVPPAGPGLSEALLDTLSDHDAYGIPLTPGQSPSLPLGLRGPAALRAIGPGYTPESDPGCVMTGGTLADWFDVLIHTHRTRPTTPLWSGRAPGAPSTRNWKERGPA
- a CDS encoding SDR family oxidoreductase, with the protein product MSPSKVVITGAASGMGAALAERLRSRGTPVLGVDRESADIDADLGSRAGRRRCVERVRDLAGASLGGLVTCAGVSGHAGLPGSEVVSVNYFGTVDVMSGLRPLLAAGPSAAAVAISSIGAAVHPDLDLALVDACLAGDEEKARALADAAGPPNAYVAAKLALIRWARLNATTAEWIGAGVTLNTIAPGLVDTPMVANARRSADGRAVVDGFGVPAGRAGRPQEVAALAEFLLGGEARYLVGAVLVIDGGTEAASRPDWRPSS
- a CDS encoding aromatic ring-hydroxylating oxygenase subunit alpha: MKPLRRRAAARPIEARARLPYPDGWFAVAFGKELTPGTVLRRRLMGEEIVVYRTRRGAPLAVRPYCPHLGAHLGVGGKVEGEDLVCPFHSFAFGPDGRCVRTGYGTPPPKAGLTHLAVREINGVVAVWHHHAGSPPDWELPAVPVDRYPAPVTFAQTIVDHPQEVVENAVDLGHVESVHRFSNARVRKPMRLDGARMSIGPAVQRILPVLGAIDVEFDVEAHGLGYIVVEARIPRLRMAALVQMMATPVDPAHVEIRFTTAARLGRAGARDSVAMRASRLLTLALARSFWHDITLDFPIWQNKVYLPRPRLAQGDGPITPFRRWAAQFYPPGAATPPDQVDPSQQPVADPGVLESEEEHSR
- a CDS encoding terpene synthase family protein, coding for MTSSAIELLPFHCPFAAAVNPRLAEIEKLCVDWIDEFRLYQDDAQRERLIATKAAEVYARALPNAAPERVADVAKWLYWGFATDDMVYDNGPVSVRAADFLPLIVQLARIADEPRSRFGFEIPYTDALRDLTVAITAPATPGQRIEWRSTARAWFFGMSWDVAYAERGEIPSLNDYLMMRMHTGGLASWAATLGIADGFELSARDADSPAVRALLESWSTFALIINDLMSYAKEIENKDTSSNIITVIARELSCSPQEAVPHAYSILDRISGLFLRLRADLLPGADQNLRALIAGMEHTWRAILDWGFTSARYTRRDPGSEPYQVFPGWAEQPHDTSPDPLPYPAIAWWWEQVAG